The DNA window TGAAATTTTTTGTAATACTTCTCTGAATCAAGTCTTGTAAGGATTCAGATTTATGCAAATGCTCATCAATTTTTGAAACAAATTGGCTTACCTGCTGAAAGGTTAAAGTGGTTACATAGTAATCCCAATCTCCTATTTTGGCTCTTAATGCTGGTATCTTCATTATTGAAATGCTTTTATTGCTTGTTTGATTTCTGTATCTGGTATTTCTGTATTCATTGGTAATAGCAAAGAATTTATTAGATGTTTTTCTAAATCCTTTATTTCATCATTTTCATCTACAGTAATATAAGCTAAATGCAAATCATTTGCCCAATACTTAAACATTCTTGTGATCTTTGGACGTTCATTGTCCTTACTAAAATGTTGAAAATATTCTTTTACTCTTTTTTTTAGGTTTTGAGTTTGTGTTTTCTGTGCTCGACCAATATAAAGTGGATATTCCGTTATTCCAGATATAACTTCACATTTTACATAAAACATATATAAACCACCTTTGTCATCAGGAATATTTTCAACATCTGTTTCTAAAGCATCAGCAGTAGCATTTAGATATTTGATTTTTGTCCAATTACCAAACGCCAAATCTAAATTTGGGAAATTGAATTTGTTCCATAAATCACGATGTAGTTTGTATTCAA is part of the Chryseobacterium indicum genome and encodes:
- a CDS encoding GIY-YIG nuclease family protein, whose amino-acid sequence is MTGSAFSLGEELELRKVEYKLHRDLWNKFNFPNLDLAFGNWTKIKYLNATADALETDVENIPDDKGGLYMFYVKCEVISGITEYPLYIGRAQKTQTQNLKKRVKEYFQHFSKDNERPKITRMFKYWANDLHLAYITVDENDEIKDLEKHLINSLLLPMNTEIPDTEIKQAIKAFQ